The Arachis duranensis cultivar V14167 chromosome 2, aradu.V14167.gnm2.J7QH, whole genome shotgun sequence genome has a window encoding:
- the LOC107473943 gene encoding uncharacterized protein LOC107473943 — translation MVEAERLQYHRFHQSKFRSHQLQGLHECLSQGETQDTKTGKRVILPSSFVCRLPSYFITITCNPDWNEVKDCVADYSLKPSDRPDIISRVFKIKLDALLKDLKDGSIFGKPKGIVYIVEFHKRDLPNCHILLFIQSAEKPRSSDDIDHHISAVILDEHTQHKLYRLVQKFMVHGPCGVLNTSSLCMVNGRCSKFYPMPFREKIAIDSVGFPMYKRSDNGRSTSKRNVNLDNWFIVLYNATLLLKYGCHINVEYTCQTSAIKYLFKYVHKGNDRVTASFFRLHDSVGSNVTVDEIQNYYDCRYISACEASWRLFGFEIQFKEPNVIRLPFHLPNEQNVLYEDHQLIENVIEAAVSKDSMFIGWFKANKDFDLARTLTYAEMLSFFVWDKQGHMWRPRKQGNVIGRLTHIPHSHGEEYCLRLLLNYQKGCHTFADVRSVDGIVYDTFKEACYALGFQCSVHEIKSITLAKIKKLLQPNGRSLKEFTDMLFPDCVASTEPSNTVFFYELNFDKTELASISIDLVSRLNRDQRVAFDTIANAVSRGAGGFFFGCGYGGTGKTFLWNTLSTSIRSKGDIVLNVASSGNAVLLLPNGRTAHSRFKVPLSVNQDSICNIRQDTPLARLISSAKLIIWDEAPMLNKFCFEALDKCLKDVLRFDRGYNPDAPFGGKIVVMGGDFRQILPLTENMRLCRDMRDIHGVQLGEFAEWLLQIGDGLDYFKGRSILAPTLDVVTKVNNHVMSLIPGNERVYLSSDTLINEDGHLEFELYTMCTESLNALNCSGIPQHLLVLKISVPVMLLRNIDQSNGLCNGTRMQIRRLGDHIIECIILAGCNTGEVVFIPRMNMSPNNDTLPIRFTRRQFSVALCFAMTINKSQGQTLSTVGVYLPRPVFTHGQLYVALFRVSMHFGLKILSVGSNSIVSDHTINVVYREVFAGLLPDILP, via the exons ATGGTAGAAGCTGAAAGATTACAATATCACAGGTTCCACCAGAGCAAGTTTCGCTCCCATCAATTGCAAGGCCTACATGAGTGCCTAAGTCAGGGTGAGACACAGGATACAAAAACTGGGAAACGAGTTATTCTGCCATCTTCATTT GTATGCCGGTTACCTAGCTATTTCATTACTATCACATGTAACCCAGATTGGAACGAGGTTAAAGATTGCGTTGCAGACTATTCATTAAAGCCAAGTGACAGGCCTGATATCATATCAAGGGTTTTCAAGATCAAGTTAGATGCCTTGCTAAAAGACTTAAAGGATGGGTCCATATTCGGAAAGCCCAAAGGAA TTGTGTACATAGTTGAATTCCATAAGCGTGATCTTCCCAACTGCcacattttattatttattcagtCAGCCGAGAAACCTAGATCATCCGATGATATTGACCATCATATATCGGCCGTGATACTCGATGAACATACCCAACATAAGCTGTACAGGTTAGTCCAGAAATTCATGGTTCATGGACCCTGTGGGGTTTTGAACACGAGTAGCCTATGTATGGTTAATGGGAGGTGTTCCAAGTTTTATCCAATGCCATTTCGTGAGAAAATAGCCATAGACAGTGTAGGTTTTCCCATGTATAAACGGTCGGATAATGGTCGTTCAACAAGCAAGAGGAATGTTAACCTTGACAATTGGTTTATTGTCCTGTACAATGCAACATTGCTCCTTAAGTATGGGTGTCACATAAATGTTGAGTATACTTGCCAGACGTCTGCTATTAAGTATTTGTTCAAGTACGTCCACAAAGGTAATGATCGTGTCACAGCTTCGTTCTTCCGATTGCATGATTCAGTTGGTTCTAATGTCACTGTAGATGAAATCCAAAACTACTATGATTGTCGATATATATCTGCTTGTGAGGCATCCTGGCGGCTATTCGGGTTTGAGATTCAGTTCAAAGAGCCTAACGTCATCCGCCTTCCATTCCACCTGCCAAATGAACAAAATGTTTTGTACGAAGATCATCAGCTTATTGAGAATGTTATCGAGGCTGCAGTCTCAAAGGATAGTATGTTTATTGGCTGGTTTAAGGCTAACAAGGATTTTGATCTTGCCCGGACACTAACTTACGCGGAGATGTTGTCGTTTTTTGTTTGGGACAAGCAGGGGCACATGTGGAGGCCACGGAAGCAAGGGAATGTGATTGGTCGTCTCACACATATTCCTCACTCGCATGGAGAGGAGTACTGCCTTCGTTTgttattgaattatcaaaaagggTGCCATACATTTGCTGATGTTCGTTCTGTTGATGGCATTGTGTATGATACATTTAAAGAGGCCTGTTATGCGCTAG GTTTCCAGTGTTCCGTTCACGAGATTAAGTCCATCACGCTtgccaaaattaaaaaacttttgCAGCCGAATGGTCGGAGTCTAAAAGAATTTACTGACATGTTGTTTCCTGATTGTGTTGCTTCGACTGAACCTTCCAACACAGTCTTTTTTTATGAGCTCAATTTCGACAAGACAGAGTTGGCAAGTATTTCCATTGATTTGGTTTCCCGGTTGAATCGAGACCAGCGCGTTGCGTTCGACACAATAGCAAATGCAGTTAGTCGTGGCGCTGGTGGTTTTTTCTTTGGTTGTGGATACGGTGGAACTGGTAAGACTTTTCTATGGAATACACTGTCTACTTCAATAAGGTCGAAGGGTGATATTGTTCTCAACGTGGCATCCAGTGGCAATGCAGTGCTGTTGTTGCCTAATGGGCGAACTGCTCATTCACGCTTTAAGGTTCCACTCAGTGTTAACCAGGACTCTATTTGTAATATAAGGCAAGACACACCCCTCGCGCGTCTTATTTCATCtgcaaaattaattatatgggATGAGGCACCTATGTTAAATAAATTTTGCTTTGAAGCGCTCGACAAGTGCCTTAAGGATGTTCTTCGTTTTGATCGTGGATATAATCCTGATGCTCCATTTGGTGGAAAAATTGTTGTTATGGGAGGTGATTTCCGTCAGATATTGCCT TTAACTGAAAACATGAGGCTGTGCCGTGATATGCGAGATATCCACGGTGTACAATTAGGGGAATTTGCTGAATGGTTGCTTCAAATTGGTGACGG CCTGGATTATTTTAAGGGTAGGAGTATATTAGCACCAACACTTGATGTTGTAACTAAAGTAAACAATCATGTGATGTCTTTGATCCCTGGCAATGAGAGGGTTTACTTGAGCTCTGATACACTAATTAATGAAGATGGTCACCTGGAATTTGAATTATACACAATGTGCACGGAGTCATTGAATGCGTTGAATTGTTCAGGAATTCCCCAACACCTGTTAGTTCTTAAAATCAGTGTTCCTGTGATGCTTCTTCGCAATATTGACCAATCCAATGGACTATGCAACGGTACGCGAATGCAGATTAGACGTCTTGGCGACCACATCATTGAGTGCATCATATTAGCAGGTTGTAATACTGGTGAGGTTGTCTTTATTCCCAGGATGAACATGTCCCCTAATAATGATACATTACCGATCAGGTTTACTCGACGACAGTTTTCGGTTGCGCTTTGTTTTGCGATGACCATAAACAAGTCCCAAGGTCAAACGCTGTCAACCGTTGGCGTGTATCTTCCAAGGCCTGTGTTTACACATGGTCAACTTTATGTTGCGCTCTTTCGGGTTAGCATGCATTTTGGACTGAAAATATTATCTGTTGGTTCTAACAGCATAGTTTCAGATCATACTATTAATGTTGTCTATAGAGAAGTTTTTGCTGGCTTGCTACCTGACATTCTGCCTTGA